The Streptomyces sp. NBC_00344 genome includes a window with the following:
- a CDS encoding sensor histidine kinase, translated as MDKPETTVVATGTAGRPNLGERIAAAMGRDPLTVPHRLRNDAFLAAAVAVTAVALVFWGDEGRRPDVLGWTLLTCSVVALVWRHSRPVLVLLAVLACVVPYHAADNSHFAAVPGSLVAVYTVAVTRRPLHALLIGAGVISLAVTVMFQVGAHEGQQALRTSGWILSVLILGVDLRTYRRYIASVVGRAERAERTREEEAARRVAEERLRIARDLHDLLAHSITLIGVQTSVASHVLLTDPERLDRAAIAKALDDVSETCRSARGELRTTLEVLRSDRSSEDPLPAPAALPDLAAVPDLVRAAEAAGASVDLTLPAAGVRPAAAAAAYRIVQEALTNAVRHAGPGVRIRVRVLPVAGTLRVTVSDDGSPHAGAVPAGGGRGSAVPGAVGFGLIGMRERARSLGGTLAAGPRPDGGFEVCAVLPLLQEEGTV; from the coding sequence GTGGACAAGCCGGAGACGACGGTCGTGGCGACCGGAACAGCGGGCCGCCCGAATCTGGGGGAACGCATAGCGGCCGCGATGGGCCGCGACCCGCTGACCGTGCCGCACCGTCTGCGCAACGACGCGTTCCTGGCGGCGGCCGTCGCGGTGACGGCCGTCGCCCTGGTCTTCTGGGGTGACGAGGGCAGGCGGCCCGATGTCCTCGGCTGGACGCTGCTGACCTGCAGTGTCGTGGCGCTGGTGTGGCGACACAGCCGCCCGGTGCTCGTCCTGTTGGCGGTGCTCGCCTGTGTCGTTCCGTACCACGCGGCCGACAACAGCCATTTCGCGGCGGTCCCGGGCTCCCTGGTCGCCGTCTACACCGTGGCCGTCACCCGGCGGCCGCTGCACGCGCTGCTGATCGGCGCCGGAGTCATCTCGCTCGCCGTGACGGTGATGTTCCAGGTGGGTGCGCACGAGGGCCAGCAGGCGCTGCGCACATCGGGCTGGATCCTGTCGGTGCTGATCCTCGGAGTGGACCTGCGCACCTACCGCCGCTACATCGCGTCCGTCGTCGGCCGGGCCGAGCGGGCCGAGCGGACCAGAGAGGAGGAGGCCGCCCGCCGGGTCGCCGAGGAGCGGCTGCGGATCGCCCGCGATCTGCACGATCTGCTCGCCCACTCGATCACCCTGATCGGTGTACAGACATCGGTGGCCTCCCACGTCCTGCTCACCGACCCCGAACGTCTGGACCGGGCCGCCATCGCGAAGGCCCTCGACGATGTCTCGGAGACCTGTCGGTCGGCCCGCGGAGAACTGCGGACCACTCTGGAGGTGCTGCGGTCCGACAGGAGTTCCGAAGACCCGCTTCCGGCCCCGGCCGCGCTGCCCGATCTTGCGGCCGTGCCTGACCTGGTGCGCGCAGCCGAGGCGGCCGGAGCCTCGGTCGACCTGACCCTGCCGGCGGCCGGTGTCCGGCCCGCTGCCGCCGCGGCGGCCTACCGGATCGTGCAGGAGGCACTGACCAACGCGGTACGGCACGCCGGCCCCGGCGTACGGATACGCGTGCGGGTGCTGCCTGTCGCCGGAACGCTGCGGGTCACGGTCAGCGATGACGGCTCGCCGCACGCCGGAGCGGTCCCGGCGGGGGGCGGCAGAGGATCAGCCGTTCCCGGGGCCGTGGGGTTCGGGCTGATCGGGATGCGGGAGCGGGCCCGCAGCCTGGGCGGCACGCTGGCCGCGGGGCCGCGCCCCGACGGTGGCTTCGAGGTGTGTGCCGTACTGCCACTGCTCCAAGAGGAGGGGACCGTATGA
- a CDS encoding response regulator transcription factor has product MSLIRVLLADDQTLVRAAFAMLIGSAPDMEVVGEAGTGREAVALARSARADLVVMDLRMPDLDGIAATRLIAADEDLAGVRVLVLTTYDTDDHVVDALRAGASGFLVKDTRPADLLDAIRMVTAGDALLSPGPTARLIARVLRSPEPPATGGPDGLSDRERQVLALVARGLNNTEIAESLGLSPLTAKTHVSRIMGRLDARDRAQLVIIAYESGLVVPGS; this is encoded by the coding sequence ATGAGCCTGATCCGTGTGCTGCTGGCCGACGACCAGACGCTGGTACGCGCCGCTTTCGCCATGCTGATCGGGTCGGCCCCCGACATGGAGGTGGTGGGCGAGGCCGGCACCGGCCGTGAGGCGGTCGCGCTCGCCCGGTCGGCCCGCGCCGATCTCGTGGTGATGGATCTGCGGATGCCGGATCTGGACGGTATCGCGGCCACCCGTCTGATTGCGGCCGACGAGGACCTTGCCGGAGTCCGGGTACTGGTCCTGACCACCTACGACACCGATGACCATGTCGTCGACGCGTTGCGCGCAGGAGCGTCGGGCTTCCTGGTCAAGGACACCAGGCCGGCGGACCTTCTCGACGCGATCCGGATGGTCACCGCCGGCGACGCCCTGCTCTCCCCGGGCCCCACCGCCCGGCTGATCGCCAGGGTGCTGCGCAGCCCCGAACCCCCGGCCACCGGCGGCCCCGACGGCCTCTCCGACCGGGAGCGCCAGGTACTCGCCCTCGTGGCGCGAGGTCTGAACAACACCGAGATCGCCGAGTCCCTCGGACTCAGCCCGCTCACCGCCAAAACCCACGTCAGCCGCATCATGGGCAGACTCGACGCCCGTGACCGGGCCCAACTGGTCATCATCGCCTACGAGTCGGGTCTGGTCGTCCCGGGCTCCTGA